GCGCCGCGGACGAGATCGCGCGCGCGCGGGACGAGCGGGTGATGCAGGCGGAGATGGACGCGCGACGCGCGGCGGACGAGATCGCGCGCGCCCGCGCGGACCGCGAGCACGGCGCACTGGGCGGCGGTGCCTACGCCGAGCACCCgagcggcggcgtcggcggcatCCTGGGGAGCATGCAGGAGGGCGCCAAGTCCCTGGCCAGCGCGGTTGGCCGCACGTTCGGCGGCGCCAAGGACACCGCCGCAGACAAGAGCTACCAGGCGGCGGACGCCACCGGGAACAAGCTGGGCGAGTTCAAGGACTACACCGCCGAGAAGGCCAAGGAGAGCAACGACAGCGTCGCGCACAAGACGAGCGAGACGGCGGAGGCCACCAGGAACAAGCTCGGCGAGGCCAAGGACTACACCGTCGAGAAGGCGACGGAAGCCAAGGACACCGTGGCGCAGAAGACGAGCGAGACCGCTGAGGCTACCAAGAACAAGCTGGGAGAGTACAAGGACGCCTTGGCCGGGAAGACGCAGGAGGCCAAGGACACCACCATGCAGAAGGCCCAGCAGACGAAGGACGCCGCCGCCGAGAAGGCGAGGCAAGCTAAGGACGTGACACAGCAGAAGGCCGGCGTGTACACCGACGCCACCAAGGGGACCGCGCAGGAAGCCAGGGACAGGACCATGGCGACCACGCAGACCCACGATGCCGATGGGTATGCCACTCTCAAGTCTCAACTCATTAACTTGCAC
This genomic window from Aegilops tauschii subsp. strangulata cultivar AL8/78 chromosome 4, Aet v6.0, whole genome shotgun sequence contains:
- the LOC109783898 gene encoding late embryogenesis abundant protein 17, translating into MSSRQDQREARAEADARRAADEIARARDERVMQAEMDARRAADEIARARADREHGALGGGAYAEHPSGGVGGILGSMQEGAKSLASAVGRTFGGAKDTAADKSYQAADATGNKLGEFKDYTAEKAKESNDSVAHKTSETAEATRNKLGEAKDYTVEKATEAKDTVAQKTSETAEATKNKLGEYKDALAGKTQEAKDTTMQKAQQTKDAAAEKARQAKDVTQQKAGVYTDATKGTAQEARDRTMATTQTHDADGGQQGTGLFGALGNMTGAIKEKLTVGSGTQQHDAGWHGLRLGDEDERAVKERAAEKAASVYFEEKDRLAKERAAERVDKCVEKCVEGCAGSSCAHRKGKM